AGATGATCATAAACACCAATGAGCTAGTGTCCGAGGCAGCTTGGTAAATGGTAATGCTCGGAGGAATAATGTAAGGGAAAATCAAGAATCCTAAGCCCAGAAAAGAGGAAAAGAATAGCAAGACTGTCCATAACAATGGAGTGAACTCCCTTTCTTGTTGGAGACTACGGTAAAGCAAGAAGACCAACAAAATACAAGCTACCGGGATGAGGGAAAAGAGGTAAACTTGAGGCGGTTCAAAGAGCCGAGAGCGTACAGAATCATAGAAGATAGGGGTGCTAATCGTAATGAACACCGCACCTAAGAATGTGGTCAACGTGGCAATTTTAGCGGTTTTGAAATGGGTTTGTTGTAGCTCTCCTGTGGTTTTCATGATCAGATAGGTGGAGCCAATCAAAACATAGCCTTGAATTAGGGTTAAGGCAACTAAGACCGATCGCCAAGTTAACCAGTCAAAAGGGCCGCCAATAAAATGTCCGGCTGCATCCACGTTAATGCCTTCAAACACCGTTCCTAGGGCAAATCCTTGGCCGAGGGCAGCCAGGAAACTACCGATACCAAAGGCATAATTCCAGAAAAACTTGCGTTCTGAA
This sequence is a window from Roseofilum reptotaenium CS-1145. Protein-coding genes within it:
- the cydB gene encoding cytochrome d ubiquinol oxidase subunit II, with translation MESLEYFLPQLWFFILGLFLFLYVLLDGFDLGVGILSITSSSEERRSLLMTSLGNVWDANETWLVLMGGSLFGAFPLAYGTVLNALYLPAVIMVVGLLFRAVSFEFRENSERKFFWNYAFGIGSFLAALGQGFALGTVFEGINVDAAGHFIGGPFDWLTWRSVLVALTLIQGYVLIGSTYLIMKTTGELQQTHFKTAKIATLTTFLGAVFITISTPIFYDSVRSRLFEPPQVYLFSLIPVACILLVFLLYRSLQQEREFTPLLWTVLLFFSSFLGLGFLIFPYIIPPSITIYQAASDTSSLVFMIIFVGFLIPILLAYTLYNYVVFRGKITTESYGE